The genomic DNA CCCCGTCGTCTTCATGGAGTACGCGATCGACGTCGCCGCGGCCTGCCACGCCGTGGGCGTGAAGACGGTCGCCGTGACGGCCGGCTACGTGGCTCCGAAACCGCGCGCGGAGCTCTTCGCCGCGATGGACGCCGCGAACGTCGACCTCAAGGCGTTCACGGAGGATTTCTACGCGAAGGCCTGCGGCGCGCACCTCCAGCCCGTTCTCGAGACGCTCGAGTACCTCGTCCGGGAGACGAAGGTCTGGACCGAGATCACCACGCTCCTGATCCCGGGGATGAACGACTCCGGCGCGGAGATCGACGCGATGACGCGCTGGGTCTTCGAGCACCTCGGTCCGGACGTCCCGCATCACTTCACGGCGTTTCATCCGGACTGGAAAATGCGGGACGTTTCCGCCACCCCCACCGCGACCTTGAGGAGAGCGCGAGAGATCGCGCGCGGAAACGGCCTCGAGTACGTCTACACGGGCAACGTCCACGATCCCGAGGGCCAGAGCACGAACTGCGCGGAGTGCGGGAAGATTCTCATTGAAAGAGACGGATACGAGACCGGAGCGTGGGGCCTGAAGGCCGGCGGTCAATGCGGCGCGTGCGGCGCCCGGTGCCCGGGACACTTCGAAGAAACCCCCGGTGCCTGGGGCGCCCGCCGCCAGCCCGTCCACCTCGCCGCATCATGACGAGAGCGAGGATGGTCCGCCCTCCAGCCGTCGCCGGCACGTTCTACCCGGCCTCCCCCGCAGCGCTTGCGCGGCACGTGGATGCGCTCCTCGCCGGGGCGGTCGTTGCGCCCGGCGAAGCGCTTCCCCTCGCGCTCGTCGTCCCGCACGCCGGGACCATCTACTCCGGCCCCGTCGCGGCGAGCGCGTACGCGCGCCTGCGCCCTCACGCGGCCGAGATCAGGCGCGTCGTGGCCTTCGGCCCGGTGCACCGCGTGCCCGTCCATGGCGCCGCGGTCCCGGCGGCCGACGCGTGGGCGACGCCTCTCGGCGAGGTGACGATCGACGCCGCGCTCCGGATGCGCGCTGCCGCATGCGGCGCGGCCGTGGACGACCGGCCACACGCCCCCGAGCACGCCCTCGAGGTCCAGCTCCCGTTCCTTCAGCGCGTCCTCGGGGAGGGCTTCACGTTCCTGCCCGTCGCGGTTTCGGAGATCTCCGCGCGAGCGACCGCGGACCTCATCGGCGAGTTCCTCGGCGAGAAGGGCACGCTCGTCGTCGTGAGCACCGACCTCAGCCACTACCACGACCTCGAGGCCGCCCGCCG from Acidobacteriota bacterium includes the following:
- the amrS gene encoding AmmeMemoRadiSam system radical SAM enzyme, encoding MASVAGSTHPTTHWHVEGDRVQCDVCPRFCRLKEGQEGHCFVRAARGGEIVLTTYGRSSGFCVDPIEKKPLNHFLPGTSVLSFGTAGCNLACKFCQNWDISKSREMDTLAANATPQRIAAAAVELGCRSVAFTYNDPVVFMEYAIDVAAACHAVGVKTVAVTAGYVAPKPRAELFAAMDAANVDLKAFTEDFYAKACGAHLQPVLETLEYLVRETKVWTEITTLLIPGMNDSGAEIDAMTRWVFEHLGPDVPHHFTAFHPDWKMRDVSATPTATLRRAREIARGNGLEYVYTGNVHDPEGQSTNCAECGKILIERDGYETGAWGLKAGGQCGACGARCPGHFEETPGAWGARRQPVHLAAS
- the amrB gene encoding AmmeMemoRadiSam system protein B encodes the protein MTRARMVRPPAVAGTFYPASPAALARHVDALLAGAVVAPGEALPLALVVPHAGTIYSGPVAASAYARLRPHAAEIRRVVAFGPVHRVPVHGAAVPAADAWATPLGEVTIDAALRMRAAACGAAVDDRPHAPEHALEVQLPFLQRVLGEGFTFLPVAVSEISARATADLIGEFLGEKGTLVVVSTDLSHYHDLEAARRLDRTTADAILACEPENLSGEDACGYYPLRGLLELARRKSLPVKLLDLRTSGDTAGDPVSVVGYGAFESENPSH